The nucleotide window GTTACTATTTTGAAGAAACTGCACGAGCCCTGACGAAAGAGGGTTACCGTGTAATAATGCCGGACCAGATCGGATTCGGGAAATCATCAAAACCTAAGCAGTTCCAGTTCAGTTTTCAGCAGCTGGCTGAAAACACAAAAAGCATTATGGATGACCTCGAAATCAGCACTTTTGTGGTTTTGGGCCATTCCATGGGTGGCATGCTGGCTACGAAAATGGCGGTAATGTATCCAGAAAAGGTAGAGAAACTCATTCTTGCCAATCCAATAGGTCTGGAAGATTACCGTAAATTTTCACCTTACCAGAATATCGACAAACTGTACGCCTCCGAACTCAGGAACACCTACGATAGTTACAGGGACTATCAGCTGAAATTTTATTACGACGGTAAATGGAAGCCTGAGTATGATAAATGGCTGAATTTACTTGCCGGTTGGACGATCCATCCTGATTTTCCGGTTACAGCCTGGAATGCAGCGTTAACCACTGATATGATTTACACGCAACCAGTTGTCGCTGATTTCGAAAAAATCACTTCTCCTACCCTCCTTATCATAGGCACGCGGGACCGCACGGCCATCGGAAAGCCTAACGCACCTAAGGAATTGCAGCCTCTGATGGGTCTCTACCAAAATCTTGGCAAGGAAACCCAGAAGAAAATCAAAGGATCAACACTGGTTGAGCTGGAGAATGTAGGACATTCACCACACATCGAAGTTTTTGACCTCTTTATTGCCCCCCTTCTAAAATTCCTGAAGTAGAGTAACCTTATCCGGATTAAAGGTCAGTGATTCACCATTTAAGATTAATGCGCTTTCAAAATTATTGGTATAGAGTCCGCCTGTACCCAGGCCCTGAGGCAAAGGACTATTCTTTGTAAAAGTGTACTGCGCAATAGCGTTCAGGCCTATATTACTTTCGAGCGCAGATGTGATCCAGTAGCCTATTCCCAAATTTTCTGACAGTTCAATCCATTCGTCGCAACCCGAAAATCCTCCAACTAGCGATGGCTTCAGAATGATGTACTGGGGCATGACCGCCTTTAACAGTGTCTCCTTATCTTGTTTATTCAATACACCGATAAGTTCTTCATCCAACGCCACCGGTGTAGGAGTACTCCGGCACAATCCGGCCATTTGTGAAACATTTCCCGCCTTGATGGGCTGTTCTATGGAATGGATATTCAACTCTGCAAGTTCGGCCAAAACTGTCTGTGCTTCTTCAAAAGAAAAGGCGCCGTTGGCATCAACCCTGATTTCAAGTTGCTCCTGCGGAAAAGCCGATCTTAACTGTTTCAATATTACCTTCTCAGTGAGCCAGTCTACACCGATTTTCAGTTTCAAACATGTAAAGCCTTTCTCCAACTTGTCTGAAATCTGCTTTCGCATATGTTCTGCATTTCCCATCCATATCAAACCGTTGATCCGAATGGCACCTACGCCCTCAGTAAACTTCGACGGAAAGTAGATATTTCCGCCAAATTCCAGATTACGGATGGCCTGTTCATATCCAAACCACACCGATGGAAAAGCCAGCAGTTCCGCTTTCAGGATCTCTTCAGTTTCATTGATATGTTCACAAAGCCAATTCAGTTTCTCCTCATAACCGGGCACATCATCGTAGCTAAGGCCCCTGAAAATACCGCACTCACCTACTCCTGCCTGACCGCCTTCGGATATTTTCAGAATATAGGTTTCTTTAGTATTTAAAACCCCTCGGGAAGTACCGCCCGGTGTCTCAAATTCCAGGACATGTTTGAAATATTCCGCCGTTTTCATAAAATTCGCCTTAAAAAGAAAGACGCGAAAAATCGCGCCTTCCTGTATGTTACAAATCTGCTTATTAGTCTTTTACAACATCAATGCGCATAAATTCTTCTGCCTTTTCCACCATTTCGGTGTTACCGCAAAAGAAAGGTGTGCGTTGGTGAAGTTCCGTTGGCTCAAGCTCCATAATCCGGTTGAATCCATCGGAAGCCTTACCACCAGCCTGCTCGGCAAGGAACGCCATAGGGTTACATTCGTACAGCAAACGTAATTTACCATTGGGTGCGTTGGCATAAGAAGGATAGATATAGATTCCGCCTTTTATCATATTGCGGTGGAAATCCGACACCAAAGATCCGATATACCGCGAAGTATACGGTCTGTCGCCCTCCATCATCTGACAGTATTTCAGGTAATTTTTCACTCCCTGCGGAAACTTGGAATAATTCCCTTCGTTGATGGAATAAATTTTACCTTTTTCAGGGAACCTCATATTAGGATGGGACAGATAGTAGGTCCCTAAACTTGGATCGAGTGTAAATCCGTTTACTCCATTCCCGGTGGTATAAACTATCATCGTAGATGAACCATAAACCACATAACCGGCGGCCACCTGGTCCACTCCCCGCTGCAGGAAATCTTCCAGCTGCACAGGAGTTCCCGGTTCCGTTACCCGGCGGTAAATGGAGAAAATCGTCCCCACTGAAACATTCACATCAATATTTGATGAACCGTCCAGTGGATCGATCAGTACCACGTACTTACTTAAATGTCCGTTAGGACCGCATTTGATATCAATAAAATCATCATTTTCCTCTGATGCGATACCGCAAACGACCTCACGCTGAGACAGTGCGGTAATGAAAATCTCATTTGCCAGTACATCCAGTTTCTGCTGCTGCTCCCCCTGGACATTGGTCATACCTACGTGACCTACAATATCTGCGATACCGGCCTTGTTTACATCGCGGTTCACTACCTTGGAAGCTAACCGGATGGCACTTAAGAGGCGGGAAAATTCGCCCGTAGAATACTGAAAGTCGTCCTGTTTATCAATTATAAATTCACCTAGGGTCTGTAATGCGTTTTCTGACATTTGTGGGTTTTTGATTTTGCACAAATTTCGGAAAATTCTTTGAATATAGCAGGCTAATTCAGCAAAATGATTCAGACCGGCAGACGGCATAAAACCCTGTGTTCAGGCGTTTTCATTTATCAGCCAAAATCACTAATTTTGAAAATTATTCCCATCGTCGTACTGCACCACGGTATTTTAATTTTTCAACTGATTACCAATACGTTAAATGAAGGTATTTAAATTTGGAGGCGCATCTGTGAAGGATGCAGAAGGAGTAAGGAATGTTGCCACTGTGCTGCAGCGCCAGGATGTGCATCCGTGTCTTTTGGTAGTATCGGCCATGGGCAAAACGACAAATGCACTGGAAGAAGTCATAAAACTCTACTTTGAAAAAGGTGATTACTTCTCGGCGGTGGATAAGATCATAAACAGTCATCTGCAAACGGCTGCTGAACTTTTTACAAAGGATGCTCCCATTATGCGTGAACTGCAGGAAATAGCAGATGATTTGCTGAATTTCCTCAGGAAGAACAAATCACCAAACTACAGCTATGTATACGATCAGACCGTAAGCACAGGTGAACTGCTTTCTTCCAGAATTTTGAGCGAATACCTGAACTCTGCCGGGTATTCCAACCAGTGGCTGGACGCGCGGGAATATATCAAGACCGACGAAAATTACCGCGAAGGTAATGTTCAGTGGCAG belongs to Chryseobacterium sp. and includes:
- a CDS encoding o-succinylbenzoate synthase, with protein sequence MKTAEYFKHVLEFETPGGTSRGVLNTKETYILKISEGGQAGVGECGIFRGLSYDDVPGYEEKLNWLCEHINETEEILKAELLAFPSVWFGYEQAIRNLEFGGNIYFPSKFTEGVGAIRINGLIWMGNAEHMRKQISDKLEKGFTCLKLKIGVDWLTEKVILKQLRSAFPQEQLEIRVDANGAFSFEEAQTVLAELAELNIHSIEQPIKAGNVSQMAGLCRSTPTPVALDEELIGVLNKQDKETLLKAVMPQYIILKPSLVGGFSGCDEWIELSENLGIGYWITSALESNIGLNAIAQYTFTKNSPLPQGLGTGGLYTNNFESALILNGESLTFNPDKVTLLQEF
- a CDS encoding alpha/beta fold hydrolase, with the protein product MNIKIILFLIFSFLSVFMNAQEPKALKPLDAELSTVAYPFPVQFKELKNQGQKLRMAYMDVKPAKPNGKTVVLLHGKNFNGYYFEETARALTKEGYRVIMPDQIGFGKSSKPKQFQFSFQQLAENTKSIMDDLEISTFVVLGHSMGGMLATKMAVMYPEKVEKLILANPIGLEDYRKFSPYQNIDKLYASELRNTYDSYRDYQLKFYYDGKWKPEYDKWLNLLAGWTIHPDFPVTAWNAALTTDMIYTQPVVADFEKITSPTLLIIGTRDRTAIGKPNAPKELQPLMGLYQNLGKETQKKIKGSTLVELENVGHSPHIEVFDLFIAPLLKFLK
- the fbp gene encoding class 1 fructose-bisphosphatase, yielding MSENALQTLGEFIIDKQDDFQYSTGEFSRLLSAIRLASKVVNRDVNKAGIADIVGHVGMTNVQGEQQQKLDVLANEIFITALSQREVVCGIASEENDDFIDIKCGPNGHLSKYVVLIDPLDGSSNIDVNVSVGTIFSIYRRVTEPGTPVQLEDFLQRGVDQVAAGYVVYGSSTMIVYTTGNGVNGFTLDPSLGTYYLSHPNMRFPEKGKIYSINEGNYSKFPQGVKNYLKYCQMMEGDRPYTSRYIGSLVSDFHRNMIKGGIYIYPSYANAPNGKLRLLYECNPMAFLAEQAGGKASDGFNRIMELEPTELHQRTPFFCGNTEMVEKAEEFMRIDVVKD